The stretch of DNA atatatatatatatattaaaaataaattctttaagacttagaaaaatattaaaattttgatttttaataagAAACTTTGtattaataattgatttttttccCGGTATATATAGCCCAACTTGTGATACGATCAATCCATATGCGggaattaatataataaatcaataatcaatcaatattgattgattatgataGTTCTAATTAATATAATGTATAAAGTAGAacgagtaggtttcttgtgagacggtctcacgaatctttatctgtgagacgggtcaaccctaccgatattcacaataaaaagtaatattcttagcataaaaaacaatactttttcatggatgacccaaataagagatccgtctcacaaaatacgacccttgagaccgtctcacacaagtttttgtcaagcaagtttatcaataatttttttaaaaagatttcTTAGTTGATTAAGAGATTCTTTTTCAGTACcaacatttatttttaaattttcataattttattggCCTTGTTACAATTGAGTTTCAAACCCATAATTTCGTACCAAACTTATGACCATTTACAAGCCATCGACAAAATAGAGTATATATTTGATAAAATTGGAGAAAGACAAAATGTCAGCAATTCACGTATACTCGAATTGAATATTATGTTTACGCCAAGGAAAACAAACAATTCCATTACTATTAACTAATAATTGGTCGCCACATGTTCACTAATCTTAAAATATGCACAATTTAGAAGTTGCACCCCCACCACAAATTTATTTCTAGTTTTTTatgactatttttttttttggaattagAATTTAGAAAGTATTATATATGAAATCAATTTACTTTCAACTTCTACAAAAGCAAAATATCAAGTTGACCAGATAAGGCAATTAAATTTTGTAGGTTCGAGCTCGACTTTAACTCGAACTCAATTGAATTTTCAATTACAAGTTTGGCTCGTGAAAATATCGAGGTACCCGAGCTCGCGCCTGAAAAGCTCGAAAATGTTTGTAGATAATTTTAGGGTTTAAATTTTGTATttatatgaataaaaaaaataaataacatatatTTACTCAAGTAACATGCGAAATAGAATGAAGTGAAGAGTCGAGCtactcgaatttgatcaaatcAAGATCGAGTCAAATTTTGATCGATGGAATCAAGCTATTTATCATTTGCCCTTACTCCACTTACAACTCACCACCTTCACCAACTCGAACACTTGGAGCGGATTTTCTTTAGTTTTCAGGTTGTCTACCAACACATCAGAAAAATAAATTGATTTGTGATGGTCCACTTTTGGCTTTAAATTTTTTGCTCTTTTTTGAAACAGAATTAATCTGGTGGATTGTTTATTAtcgttattattttatttggaaGAGTGTGTttattgaatggaattcatggAGCGCATGGATACGACTTGTTCTACTTCCAATTTCTAAGACATCAAGAATTCACGAGCAGGCTGCGACTCAGCAAAAATAGAGACATATCTACGAGAGCATTAATCAGGAAACAACATGTGAATTTCCCAAGTGTGGAGGAGAAGTCGGGATCCCAAATGCAGATCAAGAAGAGTCGATCTTTGGGATATCGGCCACCACTATCCTAAGGCGGAAAATCGAGTGAGTCGATCGACCCGTCAAGAACTGAAACCAGTTGAGCAAGGAGCAACACGAGGCTTGGTAATTTGATGAATGTTGTGGCCTATACTCTCGTTTACTTACTTTAGTAATGTGACCCAGGGCCAGAACACAATCTAACCATCCAATTATATATAtcacatttttcttttacattttattttatcttttataATTTCGATTGGAGACGTATGTTCGTCCAGATTTCAGGAAAATTTTGATTGAATCATTAAGTTCGAAATCTGTCATTCACATTAATACTGGATAATTTGCGCAAACAAACCTTTACAATTTTTTTCCCAAGAAAAAGAGATATCACTCTTAccttatttttcacaaaaaccACGTCTTCCCAATTCCCACACGTTGGATCATGCGTTTTTTGGTTGTGAGgtcctttttttttaaagtttttgtTCAGGCCTAGTTTTGCTACCGACCCTTACATTACTTTGGTTCGATCcataacaaaatattttctcagATAATTGCTCCAAGTGAGGTTTTATCTGTGTGTGTATACATATCCTTTACTCCATCCAAGGATAACGTTGTAAAAAACACACAAGAAATCAAGGaccaaataaacaaaaaaatttgcTAAAACAAAAGAAGAGTGGACACAAATACCTGTCTTATCCAATCCACACCGAAAACAAAGAACCGCAATTCAACAGCCTTTCACCATTCCTCTCTTCAATCCTAGAACATGGCTTCACTCACACTTCTCAAACCCTGCATCCATAATAATTCTCTGCAAATAGCGATACCACATTTATATCCATTTTCAAAACCCGTAAGGATATTATAACATAACATCGTTTTCCCATTTCTTATATCACGTAATTCCTTTTATTTGAATTCGACGAATATATATATTTCGGCTGTTTCTTGATGCAGCTGAGGCAATGCTCGAGTTCGAGGTTCGGTAATGGCGGGCATCAGGTAACTAAATTAACCCCTTCAGTGGATTAGTAGTAATTTATTCTCATTTTTCTTGCTTGATTTATCTTGATATAACAGCATGTGTCCACAGTCCCAAGTCTCCATCTGTCTAAATTTTTACAGTCGAATATACTATAATTTCAGAATAAAGTATACTTTCATCTTGTAAATTTGAGAAATTAACAAAGGATGTGATGATAAATTGTTGGATGAGGATAAGATGGCAAATTTGTTGGATTGTCTAGTTGAGTGAAACCCCAGCTTTTGGTAAATATCTTGATTTTCTAATAGATTGGAGGTGGAAAAAGCAAAAGGGTGTCAAGGATTATAGTGAATGCTGTACCAGATTGGCCATTAATGGCAGTCATGGTTGAACACATGGAAGGACAAAGAGACCTCATCACACACAAATCAATTTGGCACCTCAGCGATCATACCATAAAGAATGTTTGTAAGTATTAACAAACAAATTAATTATATAGTACATGCTAGTTACATGACATTATTGATCACATACGTACTAAAAACTCGATTTTTCATGAGAATGTGATGCATGGTTCATAAGTTAGTCGACGAAGCCTGCGATTCGGCTACTTTAAGCAAGTTAAGAATCGAGTCctgatttgaaaattttagtaTGGCGGATTCCGAGTGAATCTTGACATCCAACGGAGGATCTCAGACTTTCCCAACTTCTTGTATTGTCACACGATCTCTCTTCAATATATAGATATGTTCTACATCATGTTCACATGTTGGGGATGTTGTTTCTATGGCGCCACAAAGGTATGTTATTTTTCTTTCCTCTTTTCTTATAATGTTTGGCTGATATTTCTGTGTTTCATCAAGTCGAGTTCCCCCTCAAAATTGTGGTTTAGGATCCATATTATGATTCAGAAGCCTACAGGAAAGATGGAGGAGATGGTACAGGACATTGGGTCTATGAGAAGGTACTAAcacaatttttaataaaattttaaattatagagttagtatttattaattgagatatAATGTTTTTGTTCACAAAAGACAGTgaatttgtaaaaataataaacaacaTGGATTGAACGTGGATGTTGCAGCAAGAAGAGCTAGAAGAAACATCGAGGGCGGAGCTGTGGCGCGAGGAGTTGATTGAAGAGATCGAGCAGAAAGTTGGGGGCTTGAGAGAGTTGGAAGAAGCGGGCAAGAAAGAAGAGGAGCTCGTTAGATGATATATATCCTTTATAATGTTGTAAATTTCTGATTTATATTTACTTGACGattcttaaattaattttaaattatatattatttatcgaAGTATACTGGACCTAAGAGTGATTAATAATTAGTTAGAATCGAAAATTTGAATACCATATAAGTGATgtgttttcaaatttttgttCGATACATTAGTTTTTAATTTTCAGCTATTTTAATTAGCATAATTACTGATGTGTATCGGAAAATATCGTTGCGCTATCGGAAAATGTTGACATGATATCGAAAAATGCTGACGTGACGAAAATTGTTGATTTATCAAATGCCACGTTGGCGATAAAAAAATagtcaaaaattaaaatttaatacaCCATAATCAAACTTACAACTTAATGAACAAAAACTCAAATTGGTCAAATTAATGGAACAAAAAAAAGCGTTTTCCCTTGCTTCTACATTTTATCTATATGCGTGGGTTGAGAATTTAGCAATATGGTTCCAGAAAGAAGGTAACAACTAGGGGTATAAACGAATCAAATTTGCTAAAAAATTTAAAGTACCAATTCGGCTCAAAATAGATATATTCGAGGTAGAGTTCAATTCGAAACTcgaaaaatgtaaattttttggTTCGAGTTCGGTTTGAATTACGACTCGGGTTCGAGTTCATTTTGAAAGATTCGAACATGTTCGCGAAATATTTGAACTATTGATCGAAAATATATAATCGAAAGGTTCgaaatctatttatttaatacctatttatattataataaataataatacaatATCAAGGATCACGAGCGACACGCAAATTATCATACAATATAATTTGAGCTCGAGTTCGGTTCGCAAAAAGTTCGAACAGGTTCGATAAATTCgaatacaaatcaaatatttttttgaccGACTCAAAAAGTACGAGAACCAGCTCGGTTCGTTTACACATTTAGTACCAACCTAATCAAATGAAATAGTATATGTTTGCATACATGGAATAGTGGGATCACCAACTTAATAAA from Primulina tabacum isolate GXHZ01 chromosome 3, ASM2559414v2, whole genome shotgun sequence encodes:
- the LOC142540966 gene encoding photosynthetic NDH subunit of subcomplex B 4, chloroplastic, with product MASLTLLKPCIHNNSLQIAIPHLYPFSKPLRQCSSSRFGNGGHQIGGGKSKRVSRIIVNAVPDWPLMAVMVEHMEGQRDLITHKSIWHLSDHTIKNVYMFYIMFTCWGCCFYGATKDPYYDSEAYRKDGGDGTGHWVYEKQEELEETSRAELWREELIEEIEQKVGGLRELEEAGKKEEELVR